GAATGTTGCAAAACCCGATCCTTCTGTAACGCATTTTCCAAAATCTCTTCAAAACTATTTCGATTTAATTGCGAAATATATTCTAACTCAACTTTTTCGTTCCCTCCTGAAATTAACTCGTAATACTTCTGAAACGTTGGAATAAAAGCATCTACGAATTTTTTTCGCTCTGAAAAAATTTTTTTTCCGTAGCCCATTAATTGATCGTTCCAAATATCGAGCGACTCTTTTTCAAAATTTCTACTTTCCGAAAACCTTTTCAATAAAGCGTTTCGTTGCGAAAGTGCTTTGTTGTAATTAATCAAATCGTCTAAATAATTTCGATTGAATTGCGAAATAACGCTGTCGGTAAATTTTCTTCGACTTTCGCTTCCTTCGG
This DNA window, taken from Bacteroidia bacterium, encodes the following:
- the recF gene encoding DNA replication and repair protein RecF (All proteins in this family for which functions are known are DNA-binding proteins that assist the filamentation of RecA onto DNA for the initiation of recombination or recombinational repair.); translation: EGSESRRKFTDSVISQFNRNYLDDLINYNKALSQRNALLKRFSESRNFEKESLDIWNDQLMGYGKKIFSERKKFVDAFIPTFQKYYELISGGNEKVELEYISQLNRNSFEEILENALQKDRVLQHSTAGIHKDDLQFTMDQFPVKKFGSQGQQKSYLIALKLAQFDFIKKIKGTTPILLLDDIHDRLDDKRVRQLMDLVSSEQFGQVFITDTNALKIEALFNEKKIALKMFRIKNGAIV